CGTGGGCAGGTGATAAGGCGGTTATCTGGTGGGATTCCCTCCAGAGCAAGTGGGTCGGTGAAGATGTGCCGGACTTTAATGGTACACTGGCCCCTGCAAGTCCAGGGGGCTGCAACCCGTTTATCATGAAGCCCGAGGGCCTGGGAGGCCTCTCTGGAGTCACTGGAATGAAAGAAGGGCCGTTCCCGGAACACTACGAACCATGGGATACTCCTCTGGAGAAAAACCCCTTCTCAGGACAACTGCTTAACCCTGTTGTCAAGGTATGGCGTCCTGAAGAAATGGGTACTCCTGATAAATTCCCCATAGTGGCTACAACTTACCGGCTTTCCGAGCACTGGCAGGCAGGCGCCATGACCAGAAATGTACCCTGGCTGGCAGAGCTTTTCCCTGACATGTTTGTGGAAATCGGTGAAGACCTGGCCAAAGAAAAAGGAATCAACAATGGTGACATGGTGGTCGTAAAATCTGCCCGGGGAGAAATAAAGTGTTATGCCATGGTCACCAAGCGTTTTGAAGCCTTCGATCTGGGCGGGCGCACGGTTCACCAGGTGGGGCTGCCATGGCATTATGGGTTTAAGGGGATTGCTACAGGCGAGACTGCCAACAAACTCACTCCTCATATCGGTGACGGTAATACCATGATACCTGAATATAAGGCCTTCTTGGTCGACGTAAGGAGGGCTGGCTAATGGCAGAACAAATGGGGTTGCTTATTGATGTCAGCAAGTGCACCGGCTGCCGCGGCTGCCAGGTTGCCTGCAAGCAGTGGAACAACCTGCCGGCAACGGCCACGGCTTTTTCCGGGAGCTATGAAAACCCGCCCCGGATTGAGGGTAATACCTGGACAAGAGTTAAATTTGCCGAGGACAGGCAGAGTGATGGGAGTGTCCGGTTCCTTTTCCGGAAAACCCAGTGCATGCACTGCACTGAGGCCAGCTGTGTGGCCGTATGTGCATCAGGGGCTGCCACCAGAATGGATAACGGAACTATTGTTATTGACCAGGACAAGTGTGTTGGCTGTAAAAACTGTGTTGTCGCCTGTCCCTTCGGCGCTGTCGGATTTGACCCGCAGACAGGGACCAGCAGGAAATGCCGGGCGTGTTATGAAAGGGTTACCAACAACATGCCTCCTGCCTGTGTCAAAACATGCCCACCGGGAGCCCTGCAGTCCGGTAAACGCGAAGATATCCTGGCAGTGGCTGAGAAACGTGTCAGCCAGCTAAAGGCTGCAGGTAAAGAGGCATACATATATGGACAA
This Phosphitispora fastidiosa DNA region includes the following protein-coding sequences:
- a CDS encoding 4Fe-4S dicluster domain-containing protein, which translates into the protein MAEQMGLLIDVSKCTGCRGCQVACKQWNNLPATATAFSGSYENPPRIEGNTWTRVKFAEDRQSDGSVRFLFRKTQCMHCTEASCVAVCASGAATRMDNGTIVIDQDKCVGCKNCVVACPFGAVGFDPQTGTSRKCRACYERVTNNMPPACVKTCPPGALQSGKREDILAVAEKRVSQLKAAGKEAYIYGQKELGGTGVVYVLDAPPKVYGLPENPRPATASVARNWLGVLAGAGILAFAPFKLLFGDKGSDVENSPGTGVDENA